Part of the Candidatus Moraniibacteriota bacterium genome is shown below.
TTTTGCGGTAGGAAGCCGAGGAGCGAGTACTGGAAAAAAGCTCTGGAAGAAGATACGGCATTTGGATTGTTCGCTTCATACGTCGGATTATTGGGAAGCCTATCGGAAGTTTTTGCCACAGGATAAGCATATCACTTCAAAAGCGGAAACGTTTTCAGTTGAAGGAATGAATAATCTGCTCCGGCATTTCATCGCTCGTTTCAAAAGAAGGACGCATTGCTATTCGAAGAGTGTAGTCATGGTGCTGAAGACGCTTTTGCTCTTTCAGTATCGGGAAATGGTGGTTTCTATTTTAAGTTAGCAATACCAAATTATGATCTCCGTAAAAAATAATCTCAAGAAAGTGCCCGAGATGGTAGCCTTCACGATACTGGAAAATCAAATGACTTCAATACATCTGCAATTGCCACTATACCTACCATAATATCATCACTACTCGTCACTGGGAAGACACTGAGCCCTGTTTCTTTGAATTTCCCAATAAGTTCCTGAACCGACATACTTTCTAGCACTACCTGGCATGGCGAACTCATGATATCCTTTGCTTTTGCTTGCATAAGACGATCCACCATTTCTCGCCGACTCCCATTCATCTCACTCGCAACACGCATCTTCCGCATGAAATCTATATATGAGGGGAGATAGATATTCGACGAATCTTTCGTGAAAAAGTCCGTCTCCGTAATAATACCAACTATTTTCCCTCCATCAAGCACCGGAACGCCATGAATGCGATTCTCAGTAAGAATCGACGCCACCTTCTGCAAAGGTTCATTCGGTTCAACAGAAATAACCGAAACGGTCATAATATCCCTCACAACAGAATCACTCATACGTGCAAGAAAATATATAGAAAATATTCCTTCAGAGGAAGTACTCACAGTATAAACTATTCTCTCTCCATTCGCAAAATCGAATGTAAAGTACCCGTGTCAATATGCGAGACAAATACTCCTCTCCGCCTTTACAATCAAACAAAAAAACGCTCTATTGGAAGTATGACATCCTATCAAACTCCCATCACTGCCCTTCCGACGATTAAGAAAACATTCGTCCAGAAATTCGCGACACTCGGGATATACACCGTTCGCGACCTCCTCTTCCATATCCCTTCACGATACGAAGACTTCTCGCAAATAAAGAAAATCACCGAGGCGATCGAGGAAGAAAAGACAACCTTTGAAGGAACGGTTGCGCCCTTCCGAGAAAAGAAAACGTGGAAGCGACAGATGACGATATTTGAAACTGACCTGACTGACGAATCGGGAACCATTCGCCTCGTCTGGTTCAATCAGAAGCTCATTGCAAACAGCCTCGTGCCGGGCACACGGATTCGCGTCTCCGG
Proteins encoded:
- a CDS encoding IS1 family transposase, translated to MAFCSKKKSKLWIWLAVDRETMAIVDFAVGSRGASTGKKLWKKIRHLDCSLHTSDYWEAYRKFLPQDKHITSKAETFSVEGMNNLLRHFIARFKRRTHCYSKSVVMVLKTLLLFQYREMVVSILS
- a CDS encoding CBS domain-containing protein, with protein sequence MTVSVISVEPNEPLQKVASILTENRIHGVPVLDGGKIVGIITETDFFTKDSSNIYLPSYIDFMRKMRVASEMNGSRREMVDRLMQAKAKDIMSSPCQVVLESMSVQELIGKFKETGLSVFPVTSSDDIMVGIVAIADVLKSFDFPVS